From Helicoverpa armigera isolate CAAS_96S chromosome 29, ASM3070526v1, whole genome shotgun sequence, the proteins below share one genomic window:
- the LOC110382977 gene encoding uncharacterized protein LOC110382977 isoform X2, producing the protein MEYTWHMEDPGQESNSRTTRSQSRGQGPGFIEELDIEAYMSSVGEGCYAPQTIDPRRTGGHQLPESPPDSGSENPYSPSETNVSHAISVPQTVLSSDYMLVHDHIPTHEILQQNGDYIYDELKSDHEVLRSNLNDVVVLPQDSNIVELGIRTVRHDLGLGDVYQNSQMRVDMPDLDQGMINPQLVALGHETLTPVYTSLQEPSTKKRKHSQDTNSQVKCEPAALSPESVTHVPRPAPPSVDGSEAGDDAPLQCIRFGPFQQNVWHSLYDCNLKPLQPPSYVVGADKGFNYSQIDEAFVCQKKNHFQVTCQIQMQGDPHYVKTGEGFKKISNFCLHFYGVKAEDPSQEVRIEQSQSDRTKKPFHPVPVEIRREGAKVTVGRLHFAETTNNNMRKKGRPNPDQRHFQLVVALRAHVGHTDFIIAASASDRIIVRASNPGQFESDCTESWWQRGVSDNSVHFTGRVGINTDRPDESCVVNGNLKVMGHILHPSDARAKHNIEELDTAQQLKNVQSIRVVKFNYDASFAEHSGLLGYDPSRPAPQLDTGVIAQELRRVIPEAVKEAGDVTLPNGDTIPKFLVVNKDRIFMENLGAVKELCKVTGNLESRIDQLERINKKLCKISILQRRDSSRSSVSNDSRYSAMSNSSKSFYSDGNISIDQIRDIARNIRKHECCHKLSHNSPKYTRKQCKNCHGNYSKYGKYYNYNKTCVRYHSNKLEKPENVENPTYTESNIQKYPEESYESTLTKKKDTCLWLKSDDNFSYGNTKLGFCCRKDYGDTSSELISNKFLQIVITILIFIMAVCLVVMSALYFREHQELISMKESRLHHNLDYPHYGKLNNELYTHRTPPDKNQIQNTKSSQHTASKKTPKEKGPHKTTQEYITTAPTESPHTVSSSSHPTKNYASNFKNSVPTLQAPLQAEMPISRVRKVDVVGGGCSFAANTNNELDPECQFLLSQSPCGLDPQTYDNQEPIERLKPDKEQNDTSKPLEVSTRDEQEAMPATLDKNNTLKSEPEPLRNENDSFKSHDEDNYLDVNKQNSTDNGSRMKREVRDKRETRDKLSSEEMSLDQSHEIGRSECDTVRVGISSKSIINSSLFSESVCANNVYSFNYTIPLSHCLSHKHVDLTFRSQKIKEFRLCELQCNYDSSKSCQTTTEPPKPALADDSWSIKMALECNVDRLMRVRASFQPLDLCYHTQEHKQPFIEYKIRIYRDCHN; encoded by the exons ATGGAATATACTTGGCATATGGAGGACCCTGGTCAAGAATCAAACTCACGGACCACGCGGTCGCAGAGCCGTGGGCAAG GTCCAGGCTTCATCGAGGAGTTGGACATCGAGGCGTACATGAGCTCCGTCGGCGAAGGCTGCTATGCTCCTCAAACTATTGACCCTCGTCGGACTGG GGGCCACCAGCTACCCGAAAGTCCACCGGACTCCGGCTCCGAAAACCCTTACAGCCCATCAGAGACCAATGTCTCCCACGCCATCTCAGTACCCCAAACGGTCCTAAGTTCCGACTACATGCTGGTCCATGACCATATACCTACCCACGAGATCCTCCAACAAAATGGCGACTATATCTACGATGAGCTGAAGTCCGACCATGAGGTCTTGAGGAGTAATCTCAATGATGTCGTGGTACTGCCTCAGGATTCTAATATCGTGGAGCTGGGCATCAGGACTGTTAGACATGATTTGGGGTTAGGCGATGTTTATCAGAATAG TCAGATGAGGGTCGACATGCCAGACCTGGACCAGGGCATGATAAACCCTCAGCTGGTGGCGTTAGGCCACGAGACCCTGACTCCAGTGTACACCAGCCTGCAAGAACCTTCTACGAAGAAGAGGAAGCATTCACAGGATACTAACTCTCAAGTGAAATGTGAGCCTG CGGCCTTATCACCGGAGAGTGTAACCCACGTACCCCGGCCGGCACCGCCGTCAGTAGACGGATCAGAGGCAGGTGACGATGCGCCCCTGCAATGCATCAGGTTCGGCCCCTTCCAGCAGAACGTCTGGCATTCGCTGTACGACTGCAATTTGAAGCCGCT CCAACCACCCTCCTACGTGGTAGGAGCTGACAAAGGATTCAACTACTCACAAATAGACGAGGCGTTTGTCTGCCAGAAGAAGAACCACTTCCAAGTCACCTGTCAGATTCAGATGCAAGGAGACCCTCACTATGTGAAGACGGGAGAGGGGTTCAAGAAGATCAGCAACTTCTGTCTGCATTTTTATGGAGTTAAG gCTGAAGATCCGAGTCAAGAAGTGAGAATTGAACAAAGCCAGTCTGACAGAACAAAGAAGCCTTTTCATCCAGTACC CGTCGAAATCCGTCGCGAAGGCGCCAAAGTGACAGTCGGCCGTCTACACTTTGCGGAAACCACAAACAACAACATGAGAAAGAAGGGCCGACCCAACCCAGACCAGCGACACTTTCAGCTAGTCGTCGCTCTGAGGGCTCACGTAGGACATACAGACTTTATCATAGCGGCTTCAGCTAGTGACCGGATTATCGTCAGG GCATCGAACCCAGGTCAGTTCGAATCTGACTGCACGGAGAGCTGGTGGCAGCGAGGAGTGTCAGACAATAGCGTCCACTTCACCGGCAGGGTCGGCATCAATACTGACAGGCCTGATGAGTCCTGTGTTGTTAATG GTAACTTAAAAGTGATGGGCCATATCCTTCACCCATCGGATGCTCGCGCTAAACATAATATTGAAGAGTTGGATACAGCGCAGCAACTGAAGAATGTACAGAGCATCAGAGTTGTCAA ATTTAACTACGACGCTTCATTCGCGGAGCACTCAGGCTTACTCGGCTACGATCCGTCCCGCCCCGCACCGCAGCTCGACACCGGCGTCATCGCACAGGAGCTGCGGAGAGTCATCCCGGAGGCCGTGAAGGAGGCGGGCGACGTCACCCTGCCTAATGGCGATACTATTCCTAAGTTCCTGGTGGTTAATAAG GACCGCATCTTCATGGAGAACCTCGGAGCAGTGAAGGAGTTGTGCAAGGTGACCGGCAACTTGGAGTCCAGGATCGACCAGCTCGAGAGGATCAACAAGAAACTCTGCAAGATCAGCATCCTGCAGAGACGAGATAGCTCTAGATCCAGTGTTAGCAATG ATTCCCGCTACTCAGCAATGTCAAACTCCTCAAAATCCTTCTACAGTGATGGCAACATATCCATAGACCAAATCCGAGACATAGCTCGCAACATCCGAAAACACGAGTGTTGCCATAAACTCAGCCACAACTCCCCGAAATACACGCGAAAACAGTGTAAAAACTGCCACGGAAACTACTCGAAATACGGGAAATATTACAACTATAACAAAACCTGCGTCAGATACCACTCTAACAAACTCGAAAAGCCGGAAAATGTCGAAAATCCGACTTATACTGAAtctaatatacaaaaataccCGGAAGAAAGCTATGAGAGTACGTTGACGAAGAAAAAGGATACTTGTCTATGGTTGAAGAGTGATGATAATTTTTCGTATGGCAACACTAAGTTGGGATTTTGTTGTCGGAAAGATTATGGGGATACCAGCAGTGAATTAATTTCGAATAAGTTTTTGCAAATTGTTATTACAATACTGATATTTATTATGGCTGTttg CCTCGTAGTAATGTCAGCACTATACTTCAGAGAGCACCAAGAACTCATATCTATGAAAGAAAGTCGTTTGCATCACAATCTAGACTACCCACACTACGGGAAGCTAAACAACGAACTGTATACGCATAGAACACCACCGGATAAGAACCAGATTCAG AATACAAAATCATCACAACACACAGCGTCTAAGAAAACACCAAAAg agaAAGGACCGCACAAAACTACACAAGAATACATAACGACCGCGCCAACGGAATCACCACATACAGTGTCCAGTTCTTCACATCCTACCAAGAATTATGCCAGTAACTTTAAAA ACTCAGTCCCCACGCTCCAAGCTCCTCTTCAAGCCGAGATGCCGATATCCCGCGTCAGGAAAGTGGACGTGGTCGGCGGCGGCTGTTCTTTCGCAGCTAATACTAATAACGAACTGGATCCTGAATGCCAG TTTTTACTTTCCCAGTCACCATGTGGCTTAGACCCACAGACTTACGACAACCAAGAACCAATAGAGAGACTAAAACCCGACAAAGAACAGAATGACACTTCTAAACCTTTAGAAGTGTCGACCAGAGACGAACAAGAAGCTATGCCTGCTActctagataaaaataatacattaaaatcGGAGCCAGAACCACTTAGAAATGAAAATGACTCTTTCAAATCTCATGATGAAGATAATTATTTAGATGTTAATAAGCAAAATTCTACGGATAATGGGAGTAGAATGAAGAGAGAAGTAAGAGATAAAAGGGAGACTAGAGATAAGTTGAGTTCTGAAGAAATGTCTTTGGATCAGTCGCATGAGATTGGACGAAGTG aATGCGACACAGTCCGCGTGGGTATATCAAGCAAGTCTATAATAAACTCGTCGCTATTTAGTGAGAGTGTGTGCGCCAATAACGTGTATAGCTTCAACTATACTATACCGCTGTCGCATTGCTTGAGCCATAAGCATGTTGATCTTACTTTCAG gtctcaaaaaataaaagaattccGTCTCTGCGAATTACAATGCAACTACGACTCTTCAAAGTCCTGCCAAACCACCACGGAACCGCCCAAGCCGGCCCTAGCTGATGACTCCTGGAGCATCAAGATGGCGCTGGAGTGCAATGTGGACCGACTCATGAGAGTCAGGGCTAGCTTCCAGCCTTTG gACCTATGCTACCACACGCAAGAACACAAGCAGCCGTTTATCGAGTACAAAATACGTATCTACAGAGATTGTCACAATTAA
- the LOC110382977 gene encoding uncharacterized protein LOC110382977 isoform X4: MDVITGLSPLSPGFIEELDIEAYMSSVGEGCYAPQTIDPRRTGGHQLPESPPDSGSENPYSPSETNVSHAISVPQTVLSSDYMLVHDHIPTHEILQQNGDYIYDELKSDHEVLRSNLNDVVVLPQDSNIVELGIRTVRHDLGLGDVYQNRYSQMRVDMPDLDQGMINPQLVALGHETLTPVYTSLQEPSTKKRKHSQDTNSQVKCEPAALSPESVTHVPRPAPPSVDGSEAGDDAPLQCIRFGPFQQNVWHSLYDCNLKPLQPPSYVVGADKGFNYSQIDEAFVCQKKNHFQVTCQIQMQGDPHYVKTGEGFKKISNFCLHFYGVKAEDPSQEVRIEQSQSDRTKKPFHPVPVEIRREGAKVTVGRLHFAETTNNNMRKKGRPNPDQRHFQLVVALRAHVGHTDFIIAASASDRIIVRASNPGQFESDCTESWWQRGVSDNSVHFTGRVGINTDRPDESCVVNGNLKVMGHILHPSDARAKHNIEELDTAQQLKNVQSIRVVKFNYDASFAEHSGLLGYDPSRPAPQLDTGVIAQELRRVIPEAVKEAGDVTLPNGDTIPKFLVVNKDRIFMENLGAVKELCKVTGNLESRIDQLERINKKLCKISILQRRDSSRSSVSNDSRYSAMSNSSKSFYSDGNISIDQIRDIARNIRKHECCHKLSHNSPKYTRKQCKNCHGNYSKYGKYYNYNKTCVRYHSNKLEKPENVENPTYTESNIQKYPEESYESTLTKKKDTCLWLKSDDNFSYGNTKLGFCCRKDYGDTSSELISNKFLQIVITILIFIMAVCLVVMSALYFREHQELISMKESRLHHNLDYPHYGKLNNELYTHRTPPDKNQIQNTKSSQHTASKKTPKEKGPHKTTQEYITTAPTESPHTVSSSSHPTKNYASNFKNSVPTLQAPLQAEMPISRVRKVDVVGGGCSFAANTNNELDPECQFLLSQSPCGLDPQTYDNQEPIERLKPDKEQNDTSKPLEVSTRDEQEAMPATLDKNNTLKSEPEPLRNENDSFKSHDEDNYLDVNKQNSTDNGSRMKREVRDKRETRDKLSSEEMSLDQSHEIGRSECDTVRVGISSKSIINSSLFSESVCANNVYSFNYTIPLSHCLSHKHVDLTFRSQKIKEFRLCELQCNYDSSKSCQTTTEPPKPALADDSWSIKMALECNVDRLMRVRASFQPLDLCYHTQEHKQPFIEYKIRIYRDCHN, from the exons GTCCAGGCTTCATCGAGGAGTTGGACATCGAGGCGTACATGAGCTCCGTCGGCGAAGGCTGCTATGCTCCTCAAACTATTGACCCTCGTCGGACTGG GGGCCACCAGCTACCCGAAAGTCCACCGGACTCCGGCTCCGAAAACCCTTACAGCCCATCAGAGACCAATGTCTCCCACGCCATCTCAGTACCCCAAACGGTCCTAAGTTCCGACTACATGCTGGTCCATGACCATATACCTACCCACGAGATCCTCCAACAAAATGGCGACTATATCTACGATGAGCTGAAGTCCGACCATGAGGTCTTGAGGAGTAATCTCAATGATGTCGTGGTACTGCCTCAGGATTCTAATATCGTGGAGCTGGGCATCAGGACTGTTAGACATGATTTGGGGTTAGGCGATGTTTATCAGAATAG GTACAGTCAGATGAGGGTCGACATGCCAGACCTGGACCAGGGCATGATAAACCCTCAGCTGGTGGCGTTAGGCCACGAGACCCTGACTCCAGTGTACACCAGCCTGCAAGAACCTTCTACGAAGAAGAGGAAGCATTCACAGGATACTAACTCTCAAGTGAAATGTGAGCCTG CGGCCTTATCACCGGAGAGTGTAACCCACGTACCCCGGCCGGCACCGCCGTCAGTAGACGGATCAGAGGCAGGTGACGATGCGCCCCTGCAATGCATCAGGTTCGGCCCCTTCCAGCAGAACGTCTGGCATTCGCTGTACGACTGCAATTTGAAGCCGCT CCAACCACCCTCCTACGTGGTAGGAGCTGACAAAGGATTCAACTACTCACAAATAGACGAGGCGTTTGTCTGCCAGAAGAAGAACCACTTCCAAGTCACCTGTCAGATTCAGATGCAAGGAGACCCTCACTATGTGAAGACGGGAGAGGGGTTCAAGAAGATCAGCAACTTCTGTCTGCATTTTTATGGAGTTAAG gCTGAAGATCCGAGTCAAGAAGTGAGAATTGAACAAAGCCAGTCTGACAGAACAAAGAAGCCTTTTCATCCAGTACC CGTCGAAATCCGTCGCGAAGGCGCCAAAGTGACAGTCGGCCGTCTACACTTTGCGGAAACCACAAACAACAACATGAGAAAGAAGGGCCGACCCAACCCAGACCAGCGACACTTTCAGCTAGTCGTCGCTCTGAGGGCTCACGTAGGACATACAGACTTTATCATAGCGGCTTCAGCTAGTGACCGGATTATCGTCAGG GCATCGAACCCAGGTCAGTTCGAATCTGACTGCACGGAGAGCTGGTGGCAGCGAGGAGTGTCAGACAATAGCGTCCACTTCACCGGCAGGGTCGGCATCAATACTGACAGGCCTGATGAGTCCTGTGTTGTTAATG GTAACTTAAAAGTGATGGGCCATATCCTTCACCCATCGGATGCTCGCGCTAAACATAATATTGAAGAGTTGGATACAGCGCAGCAACTGAAGAATGTACAGAGCATCAGAGTTGTCAA ATTTAACTACGACGCTTCATTCGCGGAGCACTCAGGCTTACTCGGCTACGATCCGTCCCGCCCCGCACCGCAGCTCGACACCGGCGTCATCGCACAGGAGCTGCGGAGAGTCATCCCGGAGGCCGTGAAGGAGGCGGGCGACGTCACCCTGCCTAATGGCGATACTATTCCTAAGTTCCTGGTGGTTAATAAG GACCGCATCTTCATGGAGAACCTCGGAGCAGTGAAGGAGTTGTGCAAGGTGACCGGCAACTTGGAGTCCAGGATCGACCAGCTCGAGAGGATCAACAAGAAACTCTGCAAGATCAGCATCCTGCAGAGACGAGATAGCTCTAGATCCAGTGTTAGCAATG ATTCCCGCTACTCAGCAATGTCAAACTCCTCAAAATCCTTCTACAGTGATGGCAACATATCCATAGACCAAATCCGAGACATAGCTCGCAACATCCGAAAACACGAGTGTTGCCATAAACTCAGCCACAACTCCCCGAAATACACGCGAAAACAGTGTAAAAACTGCCACGGAAACTACTCGAAATACGGGAAATATTACAACTATAACAAAACCTGCGTCAGATACCACTCTAACAAACTCGAAAAGCCGGAAAATGTCGAAAATCCGACTTATACTGAAtctaatatacaaaaataccCGGAAGAAAGCTATGAGAGTACGTTGACGAAGAAAAAGGATACTTGTCTATGGTTGAAGAGTGATGATAATTTTTCGTATGGCAACACTAAGTTGGGATTTTGTTGTCGGAAAGATTATGGGGATACCAGCAGTGAATTAATTTCGAATAAGTTTTTGCAAATTGTTATTACAATACTGATATTTATTATGGCTGTttg CCTCGTAGTAATGTCAGCACTATACTTCAGAGAGCACCAAGAACTCATATCTATGAAAGAAAGTCGTTTGCATCACAATCTAGACTACCCACACTACGGGAAGCTAAACAACGAACTGTATACGCATAGAACACCACCGGATAAGAACCAGATTCAG AATACAAAATCATCACAACACACAGCGTCTAAGAAAACACCAAAAg agaAAGGACCGCACAAAACTACACAAGAATACATAACGACCGCGCCAACGGAATCACCACATACAGTGTCCAGTTCTTCACATCCTACCAAGAATTATGCCAGTAACTTTAAAA ACTCAGTCCCCACGCTCCAAGCTCCTCTTCAAGCCGAGATGCCGATATCCCGCGTCAGGAAAGTGGACGTGGTCGGCGGCGGCTGTTCTTTCGCAGCTAATACTAATAACGAACTGGATCCTGAATGCCAG TTTTTACTTTCCCAGTCACCATGTGGCTTAGACCCACAGACTTACGACAACCAAGAACCAATAGAGAGACTAAAACCCGACAAAGAACAGAATGACACTTCTAAACCTTTAGAAGTGTCGACCAGAGACGAACAAGAAGCTATGCCTGCTActctagataaaaataatacattaaaatcGGAGCCAGAACCACTTAGAAATGAAAATGACTCTTTCAAATCTCATGATGAAGATAATTATTTAGATGTTAATAAGCAAAATTCTACGGATAATGGGAGTAGAATGAAGAGAGAAGTAAGAGATAAAAGGGAGACTAGAGATAAGTTGAGTTCTGAAGAAATGTCTTTGGATCAGTCGCATGAGATTGGACGAAGTG aATGCGACACAGTCCGCGTGGGTATATCAAGCAAGTCTATAATAAACTCGTCGCTATTTAGTGAGAGTGTGTGCGCCAATAACGTGTATAGCTTCAACTATACTATACCGCTGTCGCATTGCTTGAGCCATAAGCATGTTGATCTTACTTTCAG gtctcaaaaaataaaagaattccGTCTCTGCGAATTACAATGCAACTACGACTCTTCAAAGTCCTGCCAAACCACCACGGAACCGCCCAAGCCGGCCCTAGCTGATGACTCCTGGAGCATCAAGATGGCGCTGGAGTGCAATGTGGACCGACTCATGAGAGTCAGGGCTAGCTTCCAGCCTTTG gACCTATGCTACCACACGCAAGAACACAAGCAGCCGTTTATCGAGTACAAAATACGTATCTACAGAGATTGTCACAATTAA
- the LOC110382977 gene encoding uncharacterized protein LOC110382977 isoform X1, giving the protein MEYTWHMEDPGQESNSRTTRSQSRGQGPGFIEELDIEAYMSSVGEGCYAPQTIDPRRTGGHQLPESPPDSGSENPYSPSETNVSHAISVPQTVLSSDYMLVHDHIPTHEILQQNGDYIYDELKSDHEVLRSNLNDVVVLPQDSNIVELGIRTVRHDLGLGDVYQNRYSQMRVDMPDLDQGMINPQLVALGHETLTPVYTSLQEPSTKKRKHSQDTNSQVKCEPAALSPESVTHVPRPAPPSVDGSEAGDDAPLQCIRFGPFQQNVWHSLYDCNLKPLQPPSYVVGADKGFNYSQIDEAFVCQKKNHFQVTCQIQMQGDPHYVKTGEGFKKISNFCLHFYGVKAEDPSQEVRIEQSQSDRTKKPFHPVPVEIRREGAKVTVGRLHFAETTNNNMRKKGRPNPDQRHFQLVVALRAHVGHTDFIIAASASDRIIVRASNPGQFESDCTESWWQRGVSDNSVHFTGRVGINTDRPDESCVVNGNLKVMGHILHPSDARAKHNIEELDTAQQLKNVQSIRVVKFNYDASFAEHSGLLGYDPSRPAPQLDTGVIAQELRRVIPEAVKEAGDVTLPNGDTIPKFLVVNKDRIFMENLGAVKELCKVTGNLESRIDQLERINKKLCKISILQRRDSSRSSVSNDSRYSAMSNSSKSFYSDGNISIDQIRDIARNIRKHECCHKLSHNSPKYTRKQCKNCHGNYSKYGKYYNYNKTCVRYHSNKLEKPENVENPTYTESNIQKYPEESYESTLTKKKDTCLWLKSDDNFSYGNTKLGFCCRKDYGDTSSELISNKFLQIVITILIFIMAVCLVVMSALYFREHQELISMKESRLHHNLDYPHYGKLNNELYTHRTPPDKNQIQNTKSSQHTASKKTPKEKGPHKTTQEYITTAPTESPHTVSSSSHPTKNYASNFKNSVPTLQAPLQAEMPISRVRKVDVVGGGCSFAANTNNELDPECQFLLSQSPCGLDPQTYDNQEPIERLKPDKEQNDTSKPLEVSTRDEQEAMPATLDKNNTLKSEPEPLRNENDSFKSHDEDNYLDVNKQNSTDNGSRMKREVRDKRETRDKLSSEEMSLDQSHEIGRSECDTVRVGISSKSIINSSLFSESVCANNVYSFNYTIPLSHCLSHKHVDLTFRSQKIKEFRLCELQCNYDSSKSCQTTTEPPKPALADDSWSIKMALECNVDRLMRVRASFQPLDLCYHTQEHKQPFIEYKIRIYRDCHN; this is encoded by the exons ATGGAATATACTTGGCATATGGAGGACCCTGGTCAAGAATCAAACTCACGGACCACGCGGTCGCAGAGCCGTGGGCAAG GTCCAGGCTTCATCGAGGAGTTGGACATCGAGGCGTACATGAGCTCCGTCGGCGAAGGCTGCTATGCTCCTCAAACTATTGACCCTCGTCGGACTGG GGGCCACCAGCTACCCGAAAGTCCACCGGACTCCGGCTCCGAAAACCCTTACAGCCCATCAGAGACCAATGTCTCCCACGCCATCTCAGTACCCCAAACGGTCCTAAGTTCCGACTACATGCTGGTCCATGACCATATACCTACCCACGAGATCCTCCAACAAAATGGCGACTATATCTACGATGAGCTGAAGTCCGACCATGAGGTCTTGAGGAGTAATCTCAATGATGTCGTGGTACTGCCTCAGGATTCTAATATCGTGGAGCTGGGCATCAGGACTGTTAGACATGATTTGGGGTTAGGCGATGTTTATCAGAATAG GTACAGTCAGATGAGGGTCGACATGCCAGACCTGGACCAGGGCATGATAAACCCTCAGCTGGTGGCGTTAGGCCACGAGACCCTGACTCCAGTGTACACCAGCCTGCAAGAACCTTCTACGAAGAAGAGGAAGCATTCACAGGATACTAACTCTCAAGTGAAATGTGAGCCTG CGGCCTTATCACCGGAGAGTGTAACCCACGTACCCCGGCCGGCACCGCCGTCAGTAGACGGATCAGAGGCAGGTGACGATGCGCCCCTGCAATGCATCAGGTTCGGCCCCTTCCAGCAGAACGTCTGGCATTCGCTGTACGACTGCAATTTGAAGCCGCT CCAACCACCCTCCTACGTGGTAGGAGCTGACAAAGGATTCAACTACTCACAAATAGACGAGGCGTTTGTCTGCCAGAAGAAGAACCACTTCCAAGTCACCTGTCAGATTCAGATGCAAGGAGACCCTCACTATGTGAAGACGGGAGAGGGGTTCAAGAAGATCAGCAACTTCTGTCTGCATTTTTATGGAGTTAAG gCTGAAGATCCGAGTCAAGAAGTGAGAATTGAACAAAGCCAGTCTGACAGAACAAAGAAGCCTTTTCATCCAGTACC CGTCGAAATCCGTCGCGAAGGCGCCAAAGTGACAGTCGGCCGTCTACACTTTGCGGAAACCACAAACAACAACATGAGAAAGAAGGGCCGACCCAACCCAGACCAGCGACACTTTCAGCTAGTCGTCGCTCTGAGGGCTCACGTAGGACATACAGACTTTATCATAGCGGCTTCAGCTAGTGACCGGATTATCGTCAGG GCATCGAACCCAGGTCAGTTCGAATCTGACTGCACGGAGAGCTGGTGGCAGCGAGGAGTGTCAGACAATAGCGTCCACTTCACCGGCAGGGTCGGCATCAATACTGACAGGCCTGATGAGTCCTGTGTTGTTAATG GTAACTTAAAAGTGATGGGCCATATCCTTCACCCATCGGATGCTCGCGCTAAACATAATATTGAAGAGTTGGATACAGCGCAGCAACTGAAGAATGTACAGAGCATCAGAGTTGTCAA ATTTAACTACGACGCTTCATTCGCGGAGCACTCAGGCTTACTCGGCTACGATCCGTCCCGCCCCGCACCGCAGCTCGACACCGGCGTCATCGCACAGGAGCTGCGGAGAGTCATCCCGGAGGCCGTGAAGGAGGCGGGCGACGTCACCCTGCCTAATGGCGATACTATTCCTAAGTTCCTGGTGGTTAATAAG GACCGCATCTTCATGGAGAACCTCGGAGCAGTGAAGGAGTTGTGCAAGGTGACCGGCAACTTGGAGTCCAGGATCGACCAGCTCGAGAGGATCAACAAGAAACTCTGCAAGATCAGCATCCTGCAGAGACGAGATAGCTCTAGATCCAGTGTTAGCAATG ATTCCCGCTACTCAGCAATGTCAAACTCCTCAAAATCCTTCTACAGTGATGGCAACATATCCATAGACCAAATCCGAGACATAGCTCGCAACATCCGAAAACACGAGTGTTGCCATAAACTCAGCCACAACTCCCCGAAATACACGCGAAAACAGTGTAAAAACTGCCACGGAAACTACTCGAAATACGGGAAATATTACAACTATAACAAAACCTGCGTCAGATACCACTCTAACAAACTCGAAAAGCCGGAAAATGTCGAAAATCCGACTTATACTGAAtctaatatacaaaaataccCGGAAGAAAGCTATGAGAGTACGTTGACGAAGAAAAAGGATACTTGTCTATGGTTGAAGAGTGATGATAATTTTTCGTATGGCAACACTAAGTTGGGATTTTGTTGTCGGAAAGATTATGGGGATACCAGCAGTGAATTAATTTCGAATAAGTTTTTGCAAATTGTTATTACAATACTGATATTTATTATGGCTGTttg CCTCGTAGTAATGTCAGCACTATACTTCAGAGAGCACCAAGAACTCATATCTATGAAAGAAAGTCGTTTGCATCACAATCTAGACTACCCACACTACGGGAAGCTAAACAACGAACTGTATACGCATAGAACACCACCGGATAAGAACCAGATTCAG AATACAAAATCATCACAACACACAGCGTCTAAGAAAACACCAAAAg agaAAGGACCGCACAAAACTACACAAGAATACATAACGACCGCGCCAACGGAATCACCACATACAGTGTCCAGTTCTTCACATCCTACCAAGAATTATGCCAGTAACTTTAAAA ACTCAGTCCCCACGCTCCAAGCTCCTCTTCAAGCCGAGATGCCGATATCCCGCGTCAGGAAAGTGGACGTGGTCGGCGGCGGCTGTTCTTTCGCAGCTAATACTAATAACGAACTGGATCCTGAATGCCAG TTTTTACTTTCCCAGTCACCATGTGGCTTAGACCCACAGACTTACGACAACCAAGAACCAATAGAGAGACTAAAACCCGACAAAGAACAGAATGACACTTCTAAACCTTTAGAAGTGTCGACCAGAGACGAACAAGAAGCTATGCCTGCTActctagataaaaataatacattaaaatcGGAGCCAGAACCACTTAGAAATGAAAATGACTCTTTCAAATCTCATGATGAAGATAATTATTTAGATGTTAATAAGCAAAATTCTACGGATAATGGGAGTAGAATGAAGAGAGAAGTAAGAGATAAAAGGGAGACTAGAGATAAGTTGAGTTCTGAAGAAATGTCTTTGGATCAGTCGCATGAGATTGGACGAAGTG aATGCGACACAGTCCGCGTGGGTATATCAAGCAAGTCTATAATAAACTCGTCGCTATTTAGTGAGAGTGTGTGCGCCAATAACGTGTATAGCTTCAACTATACTATACCGCTGTCGCATTGCTTGAGCCATAAGCATGTTGATCTTACTTTCAG gtctcaaaaaataaaagaattccGTCTCTGCGAATTACAATGCAACTACGACTCTTCAAAGTCCTGCCAAACCACCACGGAACCGCCCAAGCCGGCCCTAGCTGATGACTCCTGGAGCATCAAGATGGCGCTGGAGTGCAATGTGGACCGACTCATGAGAGTCAGGGCTAGCTTCCAGCCTTTG gACCTATGCTACCACACGCAAGAACACAAGCAGCCGTTTATCGAGTACAAAATACGTATCTACAGAGATTGTCACAATTAA